A window of the Zeugodacus cucurbitae isolate PBARC_wt_2022May chromosome 2, idZeuCucr1.2, whole genome shotgun sequence genome harbors these coding sequences:
- the LOC105209225 gene encoding glutamyl aminopeptidase isoform X4, with amino-acid sequence MYPQSKVPPVRPRSSLSTDDHHYRIRDCDARHVRKKPNNAFITLVGFCLVLFVLCAFLLGALIYVGRNIVNAPAYTSAAVTTPTAGEYLTNEQLFSPADLSILRIRTTTDYSTSSATYSTSYINMKSATLTIEPAIAAASKVLQKLSFRLPKEIRPQQYNLRLQPDLVNKTYQGSITIKLEVLKPISYIPVHAKTLNVTTEEVMQLSEAGAPLDKLTPTLTFAHPGLEYWVTEFTDPLQVGNYSLRLSFNGSLTDRIVGFYASSYLDTKTNQRRWIATTKFEPTYARTAFPCFDEPALKASFIITVVRPTDGGYHALSNMPVESEVVNGNITEVTFEQSVPMSTYLACIIVSDFASQSKTVNGTLEGAEDFEMRVFATSNQIEKVSYALETGVGITEYYIDYFNVSYPLPKLDMAAIPDFVSGAMEHWGLVTYRETALLYDPKISSSANKQRVATVVAHELAHMWFGNLVTMKWWNDLWLNEGFASYIEYKGVNKVHPEWAMLDQFIVSDLHNVLELDATLASHPIVQTVESPAQITELFDSITYSKGASVIRMLEDLVGGEKFRNATKNYLFKFYYSNAETDDFLTEIEALESDFDVKLIMQTWTEQMGLPVVEVKKEGNTYTLTQKRFLANPEDYSANFEESKFNYHWSIPLTYFTSENAEVGRTIFNYNDNEVKITLNNAVDWIKINKNQVGYYRVNYAPEQWQELTNALINARGQFSNADRAHLINDVFTLADASQLEYSIALNLALYLEKELDYVPWSVASSRLSDIRSLLYYTDSYRDFVVFGRKLLAQAYSMVTWNVSEDHLDNLLRVSILSLAGRFEYKPMLSEAATRFTAWLSSPSVRPDPDIRSAVYYYGMQSVGNEESWNQVWELFINEQDAQEKVKLMEALAAVNSPWILQR; translated from the exons ATGTACCCGCAATCAAAAGTGCCACCGGTTCGGCCGCGTTCCAGTTTATCAACAGACGATCATCATTATCGCATACGTGACTGTGATGCGCGACATGTACGCAAAAAACCGAATAATGCCTTCATAACGCTTGTCGGTTTCTGTTTGGTACTTTTTGTGCTCTGCGCATTCCTGCTGGGTGCGCTCATTTACGTTGGCAGAAATATTGTGAACGCGCCCGCTTATACGTCAGCTGCTGTGACAACACCAACGGCCGGCGAATATTTGACAAATGAACAGCTGTTTTCACCAGCAGATTTATCAATTTTGCGTATTAGAACAACAACGGATTATTCTACTTCATCGGCAACTTATTCCACGTCCTATATCAACATGAAATCAGCAACTTTAACCATTGAACCAGCCATAGCAGCTGCATCCAAAGTGTTGCAGAAATTAAGTTTTCGTCTACCAAAAGAAATACGACCACAACAGTATAATTTGCGTTTGCAACCGGATTTGGTGAATAAAACGTATCAAGGCAGTATTACAATTAAATTGGAAGTGTTGAAACCAATCTCCTATATACCGGTGCATGCGAAAACATTGAATGTCACAACAGAAGAGGTGATGCAGCTGAGTGAGGCTGGTGCGCCACTCGATAAATTGACGCCCACTTTGACCTTTGCTCATCCAGGTTTGGAATATTGGGTGACAGAATTTACAGATCCTTTACAAGTCGGCAACTATTCGTTGCGTTTGTCTTTTAATGGTTCGCTGACTGACCGTATTGTTGGTTTCTATGCGTCATCATATTTggacacaaaaacaaatcaacGCAG ATGGATTGCCACCACCAAGTTCGAACCGACCTATGCGCGCACAGCCTTCCCTTGCTTCGACGAACCTGCACTGAAAGCCTCTTTCATAATCACAGTGGTACGGCCCACTGATGGCGGCTACCATGCGCTATCCAACATGCCTGTTGAA AGTGAAGTGGTGAATGGTAATATTACGGAAGTAACATTCGAACAAAGTGTGCCGATGAGCACATATCTCGCCTGTATAATTGTCTCCGATTTTGCTTCACAATCTAAAACCGTCAATGGCACACTGGAGGGTGCTGAAGATTTTGAGATGCGCGTATTCGCCACATCCAATCAAATTGAGAAGGTCTCTTATGCTTTAGAGACCGGGGTTGGCATTACTGAATATTACATTGACTATTTCAATGTCTCATATCCGTTACCCAAATTGGATATGGCAGCCATACCTGATTTTGTATCGGGTGCCATGGAACATTGGGGTTTGGTGACATACCGTGAGACTGCGCTGTTATATGACCCTAAAATCAGTTCGAGCGCAAATAAACAGCGTGTGGCCACAGTGGTGGCGCATGAATTGGCACATATGTGGTTCGGCAATCTGG tgaCCATGAAATGGTGGAATGATTTGTGGTTAAATGAAGGTTTCGCCAGCTATATAGAGTACAAGGGTGTTAATAAAGTGCATCCAGAATGGGCTATG CTTGATCAATTCATTGTTTCTGATTTGCACAATGTACTCGAACTGGATGCCACATTGGCTTCACATCCCATTGTGCAAACGGTTGAAAGTCCTGCGCAAATCACAGAGCTTTTCGATAGTATTACTTATTCGAAAGGTGCTTCCGTTATACGTATGCTAGAAGATCTAGTAGGTGGCGAGAAGTTCCGCAACGCCACCAAAAATTATCTGTTTAAATTCTACTATAGCAATGCTGAGACTGATGATTTCTTAACTGAAATCGAAGCACTGGAATCCGATTTCGATGTGAA ATTAATTATGCAAACATGGACCGAACAAATGGGTTTGCCTGTTGTTGAGGTTAAGAAGGAGGGCAATACGTATACGCTTACGCAGAAACGCTTCTTAGCAAATCCAGAAGACTACAGTGCCAATTTCGAAGAGTCGAAATTCAA CTACCACTGGTCCATACCATTAACATATTTCACAAGCGAGAATGCTGAGGTTGGACGCACAATCTTCAACTACAACGATAATGAAG TTAAAATAACGCTAAACAATGCTGTCGACTGGATTAAGATAAATAAGAATCAAGTTGGTTATTATCGTGTTAATTATGCACCCGAACAGTGGCAAGAACTGACAAACGCGCTAATTAATGCACGCGGCCAGTTTAGCAATGCCGATCGTGCACATCTCATCAATGATGTATTCACCTTAGCCGATGCCTCACAATTGGAATATAGTATTGCATTGAACTTGGCGCTTTACCTGGAAAAAGAATTGGACTATGTGCCATGGAGTGTTGCCAGCTCACGCCTTTCCGATATCAGAAGTTTACTTTACTATACAGATTCATATCGTGACTTTGTCGTTTTCGGACGAAAATTACTTGCGCAGGCCTATTCGATGGTCACATGGAATGTTAGCGAGGATCATTTGGACAA tttATTACGTGTTAGTATACTAAGCCTAGCAGGACGTTTCGAATACAAGCCAATGTTAAGTGAAGCCGCCACACGCTTTACGGCGTGGTTAAGTAGTCCGAGCGTTAGACCCGATCCTGATATACGTTCGGCTGTGTATTATTATGGCATGCAAAGTGTGGGCAATGAGGAGTCATGGAATCAAGTTTGGGAATTGTTTATCAATGAGCAGGATGCGCAAGAGAAAGTCAAATTAATGGAGGCTTTAGCGGCGGTGAATTCACCATGGATTTTGCAACGGTAA
- the LOC105209210 gene encoding uncharacterized protein LOC105209210, translated as MFSEILGKITARHVAITFGLITTILVVVLVIVAVDDSNTTTKLKETEQKLQVLELFIQSLIKDTTTVKPVVTTVPTTISG; from the exons ATGTTTTCTGAAATTCTGG GGAAAATTACGGCGCGTCATGTTGCCATTACATTTGgcctaataacaacaatattggttgttgttttagttattGTTGCGGTTGATGACAGCAACACAACCACCAAGCTGAAGGAGACCGAACAGAAATTGCAAGTTTTAGAATTGTTCATACAATCTCTAATCAAGGATACAACCACTGTGAAGCCAGTAGTAACTACGGTGCCAACTACAATTAGTGGATGA